A DNA window from Desulfobaculum bizertense DSM 18034 contains the following coding sequences:
- a CDS encoding ribonuclease catalytic domain-containing protein, whose translation MTSPIVRCPSIGCIVELMHSNKPLLAWVLEEQNNRFRVLTINRREMKLPAARLLPWSGPAASADLNREEIMERLRSHEERRVQLISEIDPAEIWNFSQGEVERASSEWFAGLLWNEPDIDQIAAMGRVLLEHKSHFKFTSPDFEVFPEEVVEKRLREQAIREEREKIAAVGQKFFQALWNARTKSLPAPKCEEEMVQKLRDVLFAGMVENSSDPDFSIWNSLKKGLPDTPHLALLLAQTWGIVPAHYNVQLLQEGYDWGDEWGAEYAEDIADLKEKFAQEEREPEATPFVSIDSASTRDIDDAFYITQLEDGTLRLQVALACPCLNWEFESRFDRAIRDRASSLYLPEGTSHMLPETLGLGLYSLLEGEARPALIADFLIKPTGEVMSMTPRHAWVRLASNTTYETVEAALEDGTAAKHFVLAAELGKALRDQRIAAGAVILQRPDPKIVLEGEGDDTRVSIVHHAETPKAQLLVSEFMILANSALGHWANERSIPLLYRTQDVTFPGDAVGIWEAPEETYRVVRHMAPTCLEVEPKRHATLAVTAYSPITSPLRRYVDLLNMSQVTTYLRNDAPDIDAERLLRMVPLIVARVEAVGRLQRYRPRYWKLVYFSQRKHEFFSSVVVDDGPLVTVALPQEQLYLRAPQRLFGEKIYPGQHFAIRLNKINPLLNEIRIVEALEE comes from the coding sequence ATGACTTCTCCCATTGTTCGGTGCCCCTCTATTGGGTGCATTGTTGAGCTTATGCACAGCAACAAGCCGCTTTTGGCTTGGGTGCTCGAAGAGCAGAATAACAGGTTTCGCGTTCTGACCATTAATCGGCGCGAAATGAAACTTCCGGCTGCTCGCCTTTTGCCGTGGTCTGGACCTGCTGCTTCTGCTGATTTGAACCGCGAGGAAATCATGGAGCGCTTGCGCAGCCATGAAGAACGCCGCGTTCAGCTCATTTCTGAAATCGACCCTGCTGAAATTTGGAATTTTTCTCAGGGAGAAGTGGAAAGAGCATCAAGTGAATGGTTTGCCGGGCTGTTATGGAATGAGCCGGACATTGACCAGATCGCTGCAATGGGCCGCGTTTTGCTGGAGCACAAGAGCCACTTTAAATTTACTTCACCAGACTTTGAGGTCTTCCCTGAGGAAGTCGTGGAAAAACGGCTTCGGGAACAGGCCATTCGTGAGGAACGGGAGAAGATTGCCGCAGTTGGTCAGAAGTTTTTTCAGGCCCTGTGGAATGCCCGCACCAAGTCTCTGCCTGCGCCCAAGTGCGAGGAGGAGATGGTGCAGAAGCTTCGTGACGTGCTCTTTGCCGGCATGGTTGAGAACTCCAGCGATCCAGATTTCAGCATCTGGAATTCCCTGAAAAAAGGCCTGCCAGACACTCCGCACCTTGCACTCCTTCTTGCCCAGACATGGGGCATTGTTCCCGCCCATTACAACGTTCAGCTTTTGCAGGAAGGCTACGACTGGGGCGACGAGTGGGGCGCTGAGTATGCAGAGGACATCGCCGACCTGAAAGAAAAATTTGCGCAGGAAGAGCGCGAGCCAGAAGCGACACCCTTTGTCAGCATTGACTCCGCATCGACCCGCGATATTGATGACGCATTTTATATCACTCAGCTCGAAGACGGCACGCTTCGGCTTCAGGTGGCCCTTGCCTGCCCCTGTCTGAACTGGGAATTCGAGTCCCGTTTTGACCGCGCAATTCGTGACCGCGCCAGCAGTCTCTATTTGCCCGAAGGCACCAGCCACATGCTTCCGGAAACTCTCGGGCTTGGCCTATACAGCCTTTTAGAGGGTGAAGCCCGTCCCGCACTTATTGCAGATTTTCTCATTAAGCCCACTGGCGAAGTGATGAGCATGACCCCTCGTCACGCATGGGTGCGTCTTGCCTCCAACACGACGTATGAAACTGTCGAAGCCGCTCTTGAGGATGGTACTGCCGCGAAGCATTTCGTTCTCGCTGCCGAGCTTGGCAAGGCCCTTCGCGATCAGCGCATTGCCGCTGGTGCCGTTATTTTGCAGCGGCCTGATCCCAAGATTGTTCTCGAAGGCGAAGGCGACGACACGCGCGTTTCCATTGTGCATCACGCCGAAACTCCCAAGGCTCAGCTCCTTGTGAGTGAATTCATGATTTTAGCGAACTCCGCCCTTGGGCACTGGGCTAACGAGCGCAGCATCCCTCTCTTATATCGCACGCAGGATGTCACCTTCCCCGGTGACGCCGTCGGCATTTGGGAGGCTCCCGAGGAAACCTATCGCGTGGTGCGGCACATGGCACCAACATGTCTTGAGGTTGAGCCAAAGCGGCATGCAACGCTCGCCGTCACTGCCTACAGTCCCATTACCTCGCCCTTGCGCCGCTATGTCGACCTGCTCAACATGTCGCAGGTGACAACCTATTTGCGGAACGATGCCCCCGACATTGACGCCGAGCGTCTTCTCCGCATGGTGCCTCTCATTGTCGCGCGCGTCGAAGCCGTTGGGCGGCTTCAGCGCTATCGGCCGCGGTACTGGAAGCTCGTTTATTTTAGTCAGCGGAAGCACGAATTCTTTTCCAGTGTCGTCGTCGACGACGGGCCGCTCGTTACTGTGGCGTTGCCTCAGGAACAGCTCTATTTACGCGCACCGCAGCGACTCTTTGGTGAAAAAATCTACCCCGGTCAGCATTTCGCTATCCGGCTCAACAAAATCAATCCCCTTCTTAATGAAATCCGCATTGTCGAGGCATTAGAAGAGTAG
- a CDS encoding transglycosylase SLT domain-containing protein: MEGSLSPYGPGFEQELLNRFCQENGMRWEWEKADSWDEAWEMVRNGKADLIIGLGAQPPKNMDVSLVVGPAYARFDPLLVRAKGSSPSTGDCGKVIVASNADLDSLSLPANDSGCAPTPVVPEDVSLRSVLDSLSKDGLSTALVDSGRYRLLQPFYSQLTTESRLSGSVEYRWFWSERSKELSRALVDFWARTLDSPAYKDIYDRYFGFLPERTDPYEMRHFMRTLKRKLPTYEEQILLSASKYGIDPLLLVAVIYQESHFNSRAKSKTGVRGLMQLTIRTAKELGVNRNNPFDSIEGGAAYLASLFERFEGTGLTPADQWFFALAAYNRGRGHVLDAMTLAKAQGGSGRTWRELKDVFPKLSYAKYYRNSKYGYTRGFEVVHYVEKIRYFYYVLNGLVVLSRPEAQQLAMLVGPSLL; the protein is encoded by the coding sequence ATGGAAGGAAGCCTCTCGCCATACGGCCCTGGCTTTGAGCAAGAACTTTTAAATAGATTTTGTCAAGAAAATGGAATGCGCTGGGAATGGGAAAAAGCGGATTCCTGGGACGAGGCCTGGGAGATGGTTCGTAATGGAAAAGCGGACCTGATCATTGGCCTTGGCGCACAGCCGCCCAAGAACATGGATGTTTCTCTTGTTGTTGGTCCTGCGTATGCCCGGTTTGACCCGCTTCTGGTGCGGGCCAAGGGCAGTTCTCCTTCGACAGGGGATTGTGGAAAGGTTATTGTGGCGTCCAACGCCGACCTTGATTCTCTTTCCCTGCCTGCCAACGATTCTGGCTGCGCTCCCACACCCGTGGTGCCAGAAGACGTTTCACTTCGCTCCGTGCTCGATTCTTTGAGCAAAGATGGTCTGTCTACCGCTTTGGTAGACAGTGGGCGATACCGCTTGCTTCAACCTTTTTACTCGCAGCTCACCACAGAATCGCGACTCAGCGGCTCGGTTGAGTATCGGTGGTTCTGGAGTGAACGCTCCAAAGAACTGTCGCGTGCGCTGGTCGATTTTTGGGCCAGAACTCTGGACAGCCCAGCGTACAAAGACATTTATGACCGCTACTTTGGCTTTTTGCCAGAGCGAACAGATCCGTATGAGATGCGGCATTTTATGCGCACGCTCAAAAGAAAGCTCCCCACCTATGAGGAGCAGATTCTTTTGTCGGCAAGTAAATACGGCATTGATCCGCTTTTGCTCGTTGCTGTCATTTATCAAGAATCGCACTTCAATTCGCGCGCCAAAAGTAAAACCGGCGTACGCGGACTGATGCAGCTGACTATTCGCACCGCAAAGGAGCTTGGAGTCAACCGCAATAATCCGTTTGATAGCATTGAAGGTGGTGCAGCGTATTTGGCGAGTTTATTTGAACGGTTTGAAGGAACAGGTCTCACCCCTGCTGACCAGTGGTTTTTTGCCCTTGCTGCCTATAACAGGGGGCGGGGTCATGTGCTGGATGCCATGACCCTTGCCAAAGCCCAGGGTGGTTCGGGCAGGACGTGGCGCGAGCTTAAGGATGTGTTCCCAAAGCTCTCGTATGCAAAGTACTACCGGAATTCAAAGTATGGCTATACTCGAGGCTTCGAGGTTGTTCATTACGTAGAAAAAATTCGATATTTTTACTACGTGCTGAACGGTTTAGTCGTTCTTTCGCGGCCGGAAGCGCAACAGCTTGCAATGCTCGTTGGACCCTCGCTGCTCTGA
- a CDS encoding adenylosuccinate synthase codes for MSNVVVMGAQWGDEGKGKIVDLLTESADLIVRFQGGNNAGHTLVVNGEQHILHLIPSGILHQEKTCVIGNGVVLDPVVFLEEVDKLNEKGINVEPARLMVSKKTHIIMPYHKLLDGARESAKSAENKIGTTGRGIGPCYEDKVARIGIRAADFCDLDLFKAKITRALVEKNALFTTLYGTEALDPEKVFEEMKPVAERMIAYVKDTCGIVGDAMDEGKGVLFEGAQGTHLDIDHGTYPFVTSSNTVSGNAAAGCGCAPSRLNRVQAVMKAYTTRVGAGPFPTQLEDEAGKHLQNVGAEFGATTGRPRRCGWLDLVVMRESVRLNGPTGIAVTKLDVLGGLDEIKLCVAYKYKGEEYTYPPQDENCLAYVEPVYESLPGWKEDISSAKTWDELPENARAYVQRVEEVLGVSANIVSVGPGREQTIIR; via the coding sequence ATGTCAAATGTCGTTGTAATGGGCGCCCAGTGGGGAGACGAGGGGAAGGGAAAAATCGTCGACCTGCTCACAGAAAGTGCAGATCTTATTGTACGTTTCCAGGGCGGAAACAACGCCGGACACACCCTTGTTGTGAATGGAGAACAGCACATTCTCCATCTTATCCCCTCCGGCATACTGCATCAGGAAAAGACCTGTGTCATCGGAAATGGCGTGGTCCTCGACCCCGTTGTTTTCCTTGAAGAAGTCGATAAGCTTAACGAGAAAGGCATCAATGTGGAGCCTGCTCGCCTCATGGTGAGCAAAAAGACCCACATCATCATGCCCTACCATAAACTTCTCGACGGTGCGCGCGAGTCTGCAAAGTCCGCTGAAAACAAAATCGGTACGACCGGTCGTGGCATTGGCCCCTGCTATGAGGACAAAGTCGCACGTATCGGCATCCGTGCCGCGGATTTCTGCGATCTCGACCTGTTTAAGGCCAAAATCACTCGCGCCCTCGTTGAAAAGAATGCTCTTTTCACCACGCTGTACGGCACCGAGGCCCTCGACCCCGAAAAGGTCTTCGAGGAAATGAAGCCTGTTGCCGAACGCATGATTGCGTACGTTAAGGATACCTGTGGTATCGTTGGCGACGCTATGGACGAAGGCAAAGGCGTTCTGTTTGAAGGCGCTCAGGGTACTCACCTGGATATCGACCACGGTACCTACCCCTTTGTGACCTCTTCCAACACTGTGTCTGGTAACGCTGCTGCTGGCTGTGGCTGCGCTCCCAGCCGCCTGAACCGCGTTCAGGCTGTTATGAAGGCATACACCACCCGCGTTGGTGCTGGTCCCTTCCCAACACAGCTCGAAGATGAAGCAGGAAAGCACCTCCAGAACGTTGGCGCAGAATTCGGCGCAACCACAGGCCGTCCCCGCCGCTGCGGCTGGCTCGACCTCGTTGTCATGCGCGAATCCGTCCGCCTCAATGGTCCTACTGGCATCGCTGTGACCAAGCTCGACGTCCTCGGTGGACTCGACGAGATCAAACTCTGCGTTGCCTACAAGTACAAAGGCGAAGAATACACCTACCCGCCGCAGGATGAAAATTGCCTCGCATACGTCGAGCCAGTTTATGAAAGCCTGCCCGGCTGGAAGGAAGATATCTCTTCCGCCAAGACTTGGGACGAACTTCCGGAAAATGCTCGCGCTTATGTCCAGCGTGTCGAAGAAGTGCTTGGCGTCAGCGCCAACATCGTTTCTGTCGGCCCCGGACGCGAGCAGACCATAATCAGATAA
- a CDS encoding IMP cyclohydrolase, which yields MSDLKKMYRTLTHDPFPNEMTLTLGDQKLTFRKRTWEIEGEEKGLRYGENPDQPAALFELADGSLELEGVAFRAAGEGLVSALTEEHMLQAGKHPGKINMTDVDNAMNILQYLTAKPAAVILKHNNPCGAAWTDEGVAVALERAFRSDRIAAFGGAVVVNRPLDEKTAEIINSAYFEVVAAPSYEGRALEILKGRKNLRILEIPGLSELEKLVGTPFLDLKSLTDGGIVAQLSFRNRILSVEDFIPAEAEKDGNHFIARKPTSAEAEDLLFAWGVEAGVTSNSVIFVKDGVTTAIGTGEQDRVGCAELTIHKAYTKYADLLCFDENGCSLYELKLKAKTDEAAAKTLADIEARTKEAKAGLKGSVLVSDGFFPFRDGVDVVMAEGVTAIAQPGGSIRDWEVITAVNEASPQVAMVFTGQRSFKH from the coding sequence ATGAGCGATCTGAAAAAAATGTATCGAACCCTGACCCATGATCCCTTCCCGAACGAGATGACCCTCACCCTCGGGGATCAGAAACTGACCTTCCGCAAGCGCACCTGGGAGATCGAAGGGGAAGAAAAAGGACTTCGGTACGGTGAAAACCCCGATCAGCCTGCTGCTCTCTTTGAGCTTGCTGACGGAAGCCTCGAACTCGAAGGCGTTGCCTTTCGGGCCGCAGGCGAGGGCCTTGTCTCTGCGCTGACAGAAGAGCACATGCTCCAGGCAGGCAAGCACCCCGGCAAAATCAACATGACCGACGTTGATAACGCCATGAATATTTTGCAGTACCTCACTGCCAAGCCCGCTGCGGTTATCCTCAAGCACAACAACCCTTGTGGTGCCGCATGGACTGACGAAGGCGTCGCAGTCGCCCTTGAGCGTGCATTCCGCTCGGACCGTATCGCCGCCTTTGGTGGAGCCGTCGTGGTGAACCGTCCTCTGGACGAAAAAACGGCAGAAATCATCAACTCCGCCTACTTTGAGGTCGTGGCCGCTCCTTCGTATGAAGGTCGTGCTCTCGAAATTTTGAAGGGACGAAAGAATCTCCGTATTCTTGAAATTCCCGGTCTCTCCGAGTTGGAAAAGCTCGTTGGTACTCCGTTCCTCGATCTGAAATCCCTGACGGACGGTGGCATTGTTGCCCAGCTGTCTTTCCGGAACCGCATCCTGAGCGTAGAAGACTTTATTCCCGCTGAGGCAGAAAAGGACGGTAATCACTTTATTGCCCGCAAGCCCACCAGTGCAGAAGCAGAAGACCTGCTTTTTGCCTGGGGTGTCGAAGCTGGCGTGACCTCCAACTCCGTGATCTTCGTTAAGGACGGCGTCACAACTGCTATCGGTACTGGCGAACAGGACCGTGTTGGCTGTGCCGAACTGACGATTCACAAGGCATACACCAAGTATGCTGACCTGCTCTGTTTTGATGAAAATGGCTGCTCTCTCTACGAGCTGAAGCTGAAAGCAAAAACTGACGAAGCTGCTGCTAAAACTCTTGCAGACATTGAAGCCCGCACCAAAGAAGCAAAGGCTGGACTCAAAGGCTCTGTCCTTGTTTCCGACGGCTTCTTCCCCTTCCGCGATGGTGTCGACGTGGTCATGGCCGAAGGCGTGACCGCTATTGCCCAGCCCGGCGGTTCCATCCGCGACTGGGAAGTCATCACCGCCGTGAACGAGGCATCGCCTCAGGTCGCAATGGTCTTTACAGGCCAGCGGTCCTTCAAGCACTAA
- the asnB gene encoding asparagine synthase (glutamine-hydrolyzing) yields the protein MCGIAGCVQHSGIPNELALRNMVHKLAHRGPDAHGLKLFPASDSAPAVALGHRRLSIVDLSSRGAQPMCNETGRIWLTTNGEIYNYRELRYKLEQLGHEFHSDSDSEVILHAYEEWGRDCVNRFKGMFAFAIWNQDTNQLFIARDRWGKKPLHYYLHNGLFLFASELGALLEHPAISRELEPEALSRYLLHEYVPSPFSLIRHAAKLPPGHTLIYQHKHLDIRPYWEIPIPRKRTHAIELTEAQSHLTRTFRSAIQRRLMGDVPVGVFLSGGLDSSAITAHLADIIDPSEIHTFSIGFEEPEFDESSNARLVAQHLGTQHHEARFSAQSMLDILPQALDCLSEPLADPSFFPSYLLSAFARQDITVALGGDGGDELFYGYDPFLALGPAKLAGLIPSPLLRAMHKASFHLRAAPSRPMSFPFRLQHFLKGLTYKGAARQQAWLAAFTPLVQKKLLHPDLLHELKGFDPLRYVDLVCSSRHFSSEYELAAYFYLRFYMVGHILQKVDLASMAHGLEVRCPFLDHYFSARVCSLPPSFKLRRGVRKYLLRRMLAGKVPAQILDQPKKGFGIPLAQWLRGPLKPLLLDTLSEQQLRSDGIFNYSTVQSLISQHLSAQRDNRKELWTLLCFQLWKNKYL from the coding sequence ATGTGTGGTATTGCTGGCTGCGTGCAGCACTCGGGTATTCCCAATGAACTTGCCCTGCGGAACATGGTCCACAAGCTCGCTCATCGCGGACCAGATGCCCACGGCCTGAAACTCTTCCCAGCCTCAGACTCCGCCCCCGCCGTTGCCCTTGGGCATCGACGCCTCTCCATTGTCGACCTCTCCAGCCGTGGCGCTCAGCCCATGTGCAATGAAACAGGGCGCATCTGGCTCACCACCAACGGTGAAATCTACAACTATCGCGAGCTGCGCTACAAGCTTGAGCAGCTCGGCCATGAATTTCATTCAGACTCTGATTCCGAAGTCATTCTTCACGCCTACGAAGAATGGGGCCGCGACTGTGTGAACCGTTTCAAGGGCATGTTTGCCTTTGCCATCTGGAATCAGGACACAAACCAGCTTTTCATCGCCCGCGACCGCTGGGGAAAAAAGCCCCTGCATTATTATTTGCACAACGGTCTCTTTCTCTTCGCTTCGGAGCTTGGAGCGCTCCTTGAGCACCCCGCCATCTCTCGCGAACTCGAACCAGAAGCCCTCTCCCGTTATCTCCTGCACGAATATGTGCCGTCCCCCTTTTCGCTCATCAGGCATGCCGCCAAGCTGCCCCCCGGTCACACCCTGATTTACCAGCACAAGCATCTCGACATTCGCCCCTACTGGGAAATTCCCATTCCCCGCAAGCGAACTCACGCCATTGAACTGACCGAGGCGCAGTCTCATCTCACCCGCACCTTTCGTTCCGCCATTCAGCGGCGGCTCATGGGTGACGTCCCGGTCGGCGTCTTTCTCTCCGGCGGTCTCGACTCCAGCGCCATAACAGCCCATCTTGCGGACATAATCGACCCCTCAGAAATTCACACCTTCTCCATCGGCTTCGAAGAACCAGAGTTTGACGAGTCCAGCAACGCCCGGCTTGTGGCCCAGCATCTCGGTACGCAGCATCACGAGGCCCGGTTCAGTGCGCAGAGTATGCTCGACATTTTACCGCAAGCTCTCGACTGTCTCTCCGAGCCTCTCGCCGACCCCAGCTTTTTCCCGAGCTATCTTCTCTCTGCCTTTGCCCGGCAGGACATCACTGTCGCTCTTGGCGGAGACGGCGGAGACGAACTGTTTTACGGCTACGACCCCTTTCTCGCCCTCGGCCCCGCAAAGCTTGCCGGTCTCATTCCCTCGCCCCTTCTCCGCGCGATGCACAAAGCCTCTTTTCACCTTCGCGCCGCGCCCTCTCGACCCATGTCGTTCCCCTTCCGGCTTCAGCACTTTCTCAAGGGCCTGACCTACAAAGGCGCCGCACGGCAGCAGGCCTGGCTCGCGGCCTTTACCCCTCTCGTTCAGAAAAAGCTTCTTCACCCCGATCTCCTTCATGAACTCAAGGGCTTTGACCCGCTTCGCTATGTTGACCTCGTCTGCTCCTCTCGCCATTTCAGCAGCGAGTATGAGCTGGCCGCCTATTTTTATCTCCGCTTTTACATGGTCGGTCACATCCTGCAGAAGGTCGACCTCGCTTCTATGGCTCACGGCCTTGAAGTTCGCTGCCCCTTTCTCGACCACTATTTTTCCGCCCGCGTCTGCAGTCTGCCCCCCTCTTTCAAATTGCGCCGAGGCGTCAGGAAGTATCTCCTGCGACGAATGCTCGCTGGAAAAGTCCCTGCACAAATTCTCGACCAGCCCAAAAAAGGCTTCGGAATCCCCCTCGCTCAGTGGCTCAGAGGCCCCCTCAAACCACTCCTTCTCGACACCCTCTCAGAGCAGCAGCTCAGAAGCGACGGAATATTCAACTACAGCACCGTCCAGTCCCTCATCTCGCAGCACCTCTCCGCGCAGCGCGACAACAGGAAAGAACTCTGGACACTCCTCTGTTTTCAGCTCTGGAAGAATAAATATTTGTAG
- the serS gene encoding serine--tRNA ligase, with the protein MLDIKFIRKNIDSVKEALKNRNAKVDVDAFVQLDEKRRELLAEAESLKAERNATSKLVGQLKKNGEDASEQMARMSTVNERIKALDSELKDIDEQSRQWLLSVPNMPHESTPIGNDETANPQVALWGEKPVMDFEPKEHWELGTKLGGLDFERSAKLAGSRFVVYRGWAARLERALAQFMLDVQTMENGYEECITPYMVNRATMTGTGQLPKFEEDLFKLENWDYFMIPTAEVPLTNLYSGEILPEDQMPMRFTAFTPCFRSEAGSYGKDTKGLIRQHQFHKVEMVRIEKPEDSYDALEEMRGHAESILQKLGLHYRVVSLCTGDIGFSATKTYDLEVWLPGQNAYREISSCSNCEDFQARRMNMRFRRNGAKKPEFPHTLNGSGLAVGRTFVAVVENYQQPDGSIVIPEILKPYMGGVEIIRPLS; encoded by the coding sequence ATGCTCGACATTAAATTTATTCGCAAAAACATCGACAGCGTCAAAGAAGCTCTCAAAAACCGCAACGCTAAAGTCGACGTTGATGCCTTTGTTCAGCTCGATGAAAAACGCCGTGAACTCCTCGCCGAAGCAGAGTCCCTCAAGGCGGAACGAAATGCGACCTCAAAGCTCGTTGGCCAGCTTAAAAAGAATGGCGAAGATGCCAGCGAACAGATGGCGCGCATGAGCACTGTTAACGAACGCATCAAAGCCCTCGACAGTGAACTCAAGGACATCGACGAGCAGTCCCGCCAGTGGCTTCTTTCCGTGCCGAACATGCCGCACGAATCCACCCCCATCGGTAACGATGAGACCGCTAACCCGCAGGTCGCTCTCTGGGGCGAAAAGCCCGTTATGGACTTTGAACCCAAAGAACACTGGGAACTCGGTACCAAACTCGGTGGACTCGACTTTGAGCGCTCCGCAAAGCTCGCAGGCTCCCGCTTTGTCGTCTATCGAGGCTGGGCCGCTCGCCTCGAACGCGCACTCGCCCAGTTCATGCTCGACGTGCAGACCATGGAAAACGGCTACGAAGAGTGCATCACTCCCTACATGGTGAACCGCGCGACCATGACCGGTACCGGCCAGCTCCCCAAGTTTGAGGAAGACCTCTTCAAGCTCGAAAACTGGGACTACTTCATGATCCCTACCGCAGAAGTGCCGCTGACCAACCTCTACTCTGGCGAAATCCTCCCCGAAGACCAGATGCCCATGCGATTCACCGCATTCACCCCCTGCTTCCGCAGTGAGGCTGGCTCTTACGGCAAGGACACCAAAGGACTCATCCGGCAGCACCAGTTCCACAAAGTCGAAATGGTCCGCATCGAAAAGCCCGAGGACTCCTACGACGCTCTCGAAGAAATGCGCGGCCACGCCGAAAGCATCCTTCAGAAACTCGGCCTGCACTATCGCGTCGTCTCTCTCTGCACCGGCGACATCGGCTTCTCCGCAACCAAGACCTACGACCTCGAAGTCTGGCTGCCCGGTCAGAACGCCTACCGCGAAATTTCTTCCTGCTCCAACTGCGAAGACTTTCAGGCTCGCCGCATGAACATGCGTTTCCGCAGAAATGGCGCTAAAAAGCCCGAATTTCCTCATACCCTCAATGGCTCAGGACTCGCCGTCGGCCGTACGTTTGTCGCCGTCGTCGAGAACTATCAGCAGCCCGATGGCTCCATCGTCATCCCTGAAATTTTGAAACCTTACATGGGAGGGGTTGAAATTATTCGCCCGTTGAGCTAA